Proteins encoded together in one Lathyrus oleraceus cultivar Zhongwan6 chromosome 5, CAAS_Psat_ZW6_1.0, whole genome shotgun sequence window:
- the LOC127083626 gene encoding probable inactive poly [ADP-ribose] polymerase SRO2 produces the protein MDSTSTFPQQQQMQDHRVHDLHPTVDEHSSIVSDCESSVSGNTRQQQQQNSDSFLVRLGEGDVVHDLIKTRFLRGLGSLSNQTEILAIHRNACSDVVSQARLQSFHVYAGAVSKLRGGNSNVKYAWYGTSSENDVRDILSNGFSHVHGHSLCLSPDDSPLQSVKSCLVGRDGVRHLILCKVILGRAEIVKPDTKQCYPSCENYDSGVDSFSAPTKYMIWSSRMNTHVWPAYVISFRVSSFKEIGMSEEEHVRPTSPWMPFPNLISVLSKVLPSLDIALISKFYKAKQERKISRHELIQKVRQIAGDKLLISAINSYRAKKKPTNFLQTRSRNDN, from the exons ATGGATTCAACTTCAACATTCCCTCAACAACAACAGATGCAGGATCATCGTGTTCACGATCTTCATCCCACCGTCGACGAACACTCCTCCATTGTTTCCGATTGCGAGAGCAGTGTTTCCGGCAACACCAGACAACAACAGCAACAAAATTCCGATTCGTTTTTAGTTAGGCTTGGAGAAGGCGATGTTGTTCATGACCTAATAAAAACGAGATTCCTTCGTGGACTCGGTTCGCTCTCGAACCAAACGGAGATTCTAGCAATTCACAGAAACGCCTGTTCCGATGTAGTTTCTCAAGCGCGCCTTCAATCCTTTCACGTTTACGCGGGAGCTGTTTCTAAACTCCGCGGTGGAAATTCAAATGTCAAATATGCTTGGTACGGAACTTCATCTGAGAATGACGTAAGAGACATTCTTTCAAACGGTTTTAGTCATGTCCACGGTCATAGCCTCTGCCTCTCTCCAGATGATTCTCCTCTCCAAAG TGTGAAAAGTTGTCTTGTTGGAAGAGATGGCGTGAGGCATTTGATCTTGTGTAAGGTGATTTTAGGAAGGGCGGAGATTGTGAAACCTGACACAAAACAATGTTATCCAAGCTGTGAGAATTATGATTCTGGTGTGGATAGTTTTTCAGCTCCAACCAAGTACATGATTTGGAGTAGTAGAATGAATACTCATGTTTGGCCTGCCTATGTTATAAGCTTCAGGGTTTCTTCATTCAAAG AGATTGGGATGAGTGAAGAAGAACATGTGAGACCAACTTCACCTTGGATGCCGTTTCCAAATTTAATTTCTGTGCTCTCCAAGGTTTTACCTTCGCTTGATATTGCTTTGATATCCAAGTTTTACAAAGCTAAACAG GAAAGGAAGATTTCGCGACATGAATTGATACAGAAAGTTAGACAAATTGCTGGAGACAAGTTGCTGATTTCGGCCATCAATTCTTACAGAGCAAAG AAAAAACCTACGAATTTCCTGCAAACAAGGTCAAGGAATGACAACTAG